Proteins found in one Luteimonas chenhongjianii genomic segment:
- a CDS encoding autotransporter assembly complex protein TamA, with the protein MSRVQSCIAAVVLLLSSVAANAARVERVDIVGLDEEMTENVRASLGLYEAIGRDVSGRRMAYLLREAEKQTRRALEPFGYYSPTIDVQRDREGDALAVRVVVDPGQPVRVRNSDIAILGQGSQDRYLERDIARFVPSVGAVFNHPEYEASRNRLSRRLTERGYFDAEFVSRRVEITRADFAADIDLVWNSGDRYNMGPTTFEQTPEQVVNDSLLERLVYWEEGSYYHQGRIDRLRSSLGRLDYFSNIDIEPEVDQANERREVPIKVTLTPAKRSIYTAGVSYGTDSGAGIRLGVERRYVNMRGHKALAQIDYAQNRKTLTLQYRVPAFAWRDGWYTASLQAADEQTDYIDSRRVEFVASRNGQYNEFLNLVASLHVLRERWAYAPEEDPDNPVNGDGDEDFDGALYRYATFAFPSLRAEYIDVDDRLFPTRGIGGSLMLRGGVDGAASDATFAQIHTRVSWFHGMGESNRLILRGELGHTFTDTVVSIPPSLRFYAGGDRSIRGYDWREVGPRIYTRNGDRAFAIGASSVVTASVEFEHYFTRTIGAAVFVDSGDAFDGRSPDWHTGVGIGARYRSPVGPVKFDIARGLDNPDSPFTIGLSIGAEF; encoded by the coding sequence ATGTCTCGCGTCCAATCGTGTATTGCCGCCGTCGTCCTCCTGCTGTCGTCGGTCGCGGCAAATGCCGCGCGCGTGGAACGCGTCGACATCGTCGGTCTCGACGAGGAGATGACCGAGAACGTCCGCGCCTCCCTCGGCCTGTACGAAGCGATCGGCAGGGACGTCTCGGGCCGCCGCATGGCGTATCTGCTGCGCGAGGCCGAAAAGCAGACCCGCAGGGCGCTTGAGCCGTTCGGCTATTACTCGCCGACGATCGACGTCCAGCGCGATCGCGAAGGCGACGCCCTCGCGGTGCGCGTGGTGGTGGATCCTGGCCAGCCGGTGCGCGTGCGCAACAGCGACATCGCGATCCTCGGTCAGGGTAGCCAGGACCGTTACCTGGAGCGCGACATCGCCCGCTTCGTGCCCAGCGTGGGCGCGGTTTTCAACCACCCCGAATACGAAGCCAGCCGAAACCGGCTGAGCCGCCGTCTGACCGAGCGTGGCTATTTCGATGCGGAGTTCGTCTCGCGCCGGGTCGAGATCACGCGCGCCGATTTCGCTGCCGACATCGATCTCGTCTGGAACAGTGGCGACCGCTACAACATGGGCCCGACCACGTTCGAGCAGACACCAGAGCAGGTCGTCAACGATTCTCTGCTCGAGCGCCTGGTGTACTGGGAGGAAGGCAGCTATTACCACCAGGGACGCATCGACCGGTTGCGCTCGTCGCTCGGGCGCCTGGACTACTTCTCCAACATCGACATCGAACCGGAAGTCGATCAGGCCAACGAGCGCCGCGAAGTGCCGATCAAGGTCACCTTGACCCCGGCCAAGCGCAGCATCTACACCGCCGGCGTCAGCTACGGCACCGACAGTGGCGCCGGCATCCGGCTCGGGGTCGAGCGACGTTACGTCAACATGCGCGGCCACAAGGCGCTGGCGCAGATCGACTATGCGCAGAATCGCAAGACGCTCACCCTGCAGTACCGCGTGCCGGCGTTCGCCTGGCGCGACGGCTGGTACACCGCCAGCCTGCAGGCCGCCGACGAGCAGACCGATTACATCGATTCGCGCCGCGTCGAGTTCGTCGCCAGCCGCAATGGCCAGTACAACGAATTCCTGAACCTGGTCGCGTCGCTGCACGTGCTGCGCGAGCGCTGGGCCTACGCGCCCGAGGAGGATCCGGACAATCCGGTGAATGGCGACGGGGACGAGGACTTCGACGGCGCGCTCTACCGCTACGCCACGTTCGCCTTTCCCTCGCTGCGCGCCGAGTACATCGACGTCGACGATCGCCTGTTCCCGACCCGTGGCATCGGTGGTTCGCTGATGCTGCGCGGCGGCGTCGATGGCGCCGCATCGGACGCGACATTCGCGCAGATCCACACCCGCGTCAGCTGGTTCCACGGCATGGGCGAATCCAACCGGCTGATCCTGCGCGGCGAACTGGGCCACACCTTCACCGACACGGTGGTCTCCATTCCGCCAAGCCTGCGCTTCTACGCCGGTGGCGACCGCAGCATCCGCGGCTACGACTGGCGCGAGGTGGGACCGCGGATCTACACGCGCAACGGGGACCGCGCATTCGCGATCGGCGCCAGTAGCGTGGTCACGGCGAGCGTCGAGTTCGAGCACTATTTCACCCGGACCATCGGCGCTGCGGTCTTCGTTGACAGCGGCGACGCCTTCGACGGGCGCTCCCCGGACTGGCATACCGGCGTTGGCATCGGTGCGCGCTATCGCTCGCCGGTGGGCCCGGTGAAATTCGACATCGCCCGCGGCCTCGACAACCCCGATTCGCCGTTCACCATCGGCCTGTCGATCGGCGCGGAGTTCTGA
- a CDS encoding translocation/assembly module TamB domain-containing protein, with protein sequence MAFRRHRLPSDLTPEAREARIAELRARRRARVRKLAIRSAIGIATLVVLLIVAAWWLLTTFGGRDFLLHQIAARLPTGTELTWRAAEGPASGPLTMYDVRFVHRTCPDVEEQPVPYGQCDEPRVLVFEAARVTIDPAVMPLVGRRLRLDVLDIDNAVLSLPASVDTPFELPRWPESLPRIDLPLSLQADAIRIDGFRVERTGEGLIDIRSVRGGVDAQQGELQLVDIVVDSDRGWFTAHGVYAPGDDYRMDLTASALMPAPPARTRPRIGLVARGDLSLLDIAIVGHAPEPLKAVLTLRGREAPGWALRADSTRLDPGLLTGSGQPGTPIAFDLRADGEGGVAELQGEARIGEADADPLRIVLQPSKVRLENQRLELDPVIVDVFDGRLTVRGHADVAEPGDVRFRFAANARGLQFGADPDAAESAPPITADVDLGLAGTTASWAAIGKGTVERDGLAAKVDFDGRGDEKHLRLQTARVTMPTGTLDAAGDIAWAPALQWNLDATLAGFDPGYFARDWKGAIRGSLATTGATRDDGGLEVAVDARDLGGTLRGRRLDGHATFAMHGPATAAGEAGRSDFEGEVALTLGNSRLDATATMTDRLDIDATLAPLQLADLLPDTGGVLRGTVRVTGPRAAPDIAADLTGTALRYGDYAAASARIRGNLPWRGGDGALDVIATGVNAGLALDEVRLSARGAVERLQLDASARGEAGSLQLDASAQRRNGNWQGTLATLQLAPSTGANWALQSPARFQQIGTRYTLSESCFASSGGGSLCASADWPRRGVSVSGTGLPLSLLTPYLPEQDGGRPFVLRGELDLEGSARPVGNGFAGSASVRSASGGVRTSERARNAVLSYEDFVLDAQFDASRLTATLSTVLNGTGRIQAQISNGWDAYSPLSGSLVASIEDLTFVELFSPDIVEPTGRLTADIALGGTRSQPTIGGHARLRDFSTEIPSLAIALEDGNVDLDALPDGTARIDGSVRSGGGTLDIGGGIGWRGDDTPVVLTLRGTDVLVADTSDMHIVASPDITLRYAAGQPLNLSGKVFVDTALLDLEELSEGVSTSSDVVVLDPADPEDVTTASSLELDLVLGVGDNVGLRGFGFDGRMRGELRVRAVPGREITGNGKLEVDGRYRAYGQDLRVTRGNLIFNNSPVSDPLLDVRAERRIEAEDITAGIDVTGRASSPQVRVWTDPSTDDSQALSYLVLGRSAASLTSAEGQQLDAAAAALNAGGDLLASQLGSRLGLDNAGITQSRALGGSVLGFGKQISPRLYVGFGVSLLGTGQVLTLKYLLRAGFDVEIESSTLESRGSVNWRHER encoded by the coding sequence ATGGCGTTCCGCCGACACCGGTTGCCCAGTGACCTGACGCCCGAGGCGCGTGAGGCGCGCATTGCCGAGCTGCGCGCGCGCCGCCGGGCTCGCGTACGCAAGCTCGCGATCCGCAGCGCGATCGGCATCGCCACGCTCGTGGTGCTGCTGATCGTCGCGGCGTGGTGGTTGCTGACGACGTTCGGGGGTCGCGATTTTCTCCTGCACCAGATCGCCGCACGCCTGCCCACGGGCACCGAACTCACCTGGCGCGCGGCCGAAGGCCCGGCCTCGGGTCCGCTGACGATGTACGACGTGCGCTTCGTGCACCGCACCTGCCCGGACGTCGAAGAACAGCCCGTGCCCTACGGCCAGTGCGACGAGCCGCGCGTGCTGGTGTTCGAAGCCGCCCGCGTCACCATCGATCCGGCGGTGATGCCACTGGTCGGCCGTCGGCTGCGGCTGGACGTGCTCGACATCGACAACGCCGTGCTGTCGTTGCCGGCGTCGGTCGATACCCCGTTCGAACTGCCGCGTTGGCCCGAGTCGCTGCCACGCATCGATCTGCCACTGTCATTGCAGGCCGACGCCATCCGCATCGACGGGTTCCGCGTCGAACGGACCGGCGAGGGACTGATCGACATCCGCAGCGTCCGCGGCGGCGTCGATGCGCAGCAAGGCGAACTGCAGCTTGTCGATATCGTCGTCGACAGCGACCGCGGCTGGTTCACCGCCCACGGCGTCTATGCGCCGGGTGACGACTACCGCATGGACCTCACCGCCAGCGCACTGATGCCCGCGCCCCCGGCGCGGACGCGTCCGCGCATCGGCCTGGTGGCCCGCGGTGATCTTTCTCTGCTGGATATCGCCATTGTCGGCCACGCCCCGGAACCCCTGAAGGCGGTGCTGACCCTGCGCGGCCGCGAGGCCCCGGGCTGGGCCCTGCGCGCCGACAGCACGCGACTCGACCCGGGCCTTCTGACCGGCAGTGGCCAGCCCGGCACGCCGATCGCCTTCGATCTCCGCGCCGACGGCGAGGGCGGTGTGGCGGAGCTTCAGGGCGAGGCGCGGATCGGTGAGGCCGACGCGGATCCACTGCGGATCGTGCTGCAGCCCTCGAAGGTCCGGCTGGAAAACCAGCGGCTCGAGCTCGATCCCGTGATCGTCGATGTGTTCGATGGCCGGCTCACGGTACGCGGCCATGCCGACGTCGCCGAACCGGGCGATGTCCGTTTCCGGTTCGCGGCCAATGCACGGGGCCTGCAGTTCGGCGCCGATCCGGACGCCGCCGAGTCCGCACCGCCGATCACCGCCGATGTGGACCTGGGCCTTGCCGGCACAACCGCGTCCTGGGCCGCGATCGGCAAAGGCACGGTGGAGCGTGACGGTCTGGCCGCGAAGGTGGATTTCGATGGCCGCGGCGATGAGAAGCACCTGCGGCTGCAGACCGCGCGCGTCACGATGCCGACCGGCACGCTGGACGCGGCCGGCGACATCGCCTGGGCGCCGGCGTTGCAATGGAATCTCGACGCGACACTGGCAGGATTCGATCCCGGCTATTTCGCCCGCGACTGGAAGGGCGCGATCCGCGGCAGCCTCGCCACGACGGGTGCCACGCGCGACGACGGCGGCCTCGAGGTCGCGGTGGATGCGCGCGACCTGGGCGGCACCCTGCGCGGCCGCCGGCTCGATGGGCATGCGACATTCGCGATGCACGGCCCGGCCACTGCCGCAGGCGAGGCGGGACGCAGCGATTTCGAAGGCGAGGTGGCGCTGACGCTCGGCAACAGCCGCCTCGATGCGACGGCGACCATGACCGACCGGCTCGACATCGACGCGACGCTGGCCCCGCTGCAACTGGCCGATCTGCTGCCCGACACCGGTGGCGTGCTGCGCGGCACCGTGCGCGTGACCGGCCCGCGCGCCGCGCCGGACATCGCCGCCGACCTGACCGGCACCGCCCTGCGTTATGGCGACTACGCCGCAGCCAGCGCCCGCATCCGCGGCAACCTGCCGTGGCGCGGCGGCGACGGCGCGCTCGATGTGATCGCCACCGGCGTCAATGCGGGCCTCGCCCTCGACGAGGTGCGGCTGTCCGCACGCGGCGCGGTGGAGCGGTTGCAGCTCGATGCCAGCGCGCGTGGCGAGGCCGGCAGCCTGCAGCTCGACGCCAGCGCCCAGCGCCGCAACGGCAACTGGCAGGGCACGTTGGCCACATTGCAACTGGCCCCGAGCACCGGCGCGAACTGGGCGCTGCAGTCGCCCGCGCGGTTCCAGCAGATCGGCACGCGCTACACGCTGAGCGAGAGCTGCTTCGCCTCCAGCGGGGGGGGTTCGCTGTGCGCCAGTGCGGACTGGCCGCGCAGGGGCGTGTCGGTCAGCGGTACCGGCCTGCCGCTGTCGCTGCTCACGCCTTACCTGCCGGAGCAGGACGGCGGGCGGCCATTCGTGCTGCGCGGCGAGCTCGACCTCGAGGGCAGCGCGCGCCCGGTCGGCAACGGTTTCGCCGGCAGCGCCAGTGTGCGCTCGGCCAGCGGCGGCGTGCGGACTTCCGAGCGCGCGCGCAACGCGGTGCTGAGCTACGAGGACTTCGTGCTCGATGCACAATTCGACGCCAGCCGCCTCACCGCCACCCTGTCGACCGTGCTCAACGGAACCGGGCGCATCCAGGCCCAGATCAGCAACGGCTGGGATGCCTATTCGCCGCTGTCCGGTTCGCTGGTCGCCAGCATCGAGGACCTGACCTTCGTCGAACTGTTCTCGCCCGACATCGTCGAGCCGACCGGGCGGCTGACTGCCGACATCGCCCTGGGCGGTACCCGCTCGCAGCCGACGATCGGCGGCCATGCGCGCCTGCGCGACTTCTCCACCGAGATCCCCTCGCTGGCGATCGCGCTCGAAGACGGCAACGTCGATCTCGACGCGCTGCCCGACGGGACCGCGCGGATCGACGGCAGCGTGCGTTCGGGCGGCGGCACGCTCGACATCGGTGGCGGCATCGGCTGGCGCGGCGATGACACGCCCGTGGTGCTGACCCTGCGCGGCACCGACGTGCTGGTGGCCGACACCAGCGACATGCACATCGTCGCCTCGCCCGACATCACCCTGCGCTACGCCGCCGGGCAGCCGCTCAACCTCAGCGGCAAGGTCTTCGTCGACACCGCCCTGCTCGATCTCGAGGAGCTCAGCGAAGGCGTGTCGACCTCGTCGGACGTGGTGGTACTCGATCCCGCGGATCCCGAGGACGTCACCACCGCCTCGTCCCTGGAACTCGACCTCGTCCTCGGTGTCGGCGACAACGTCGGCCTGCGCGGATTCGGCTTCGACGGCCGGATGCGCGGCGAGCTGCGCGTGCGTGCAGTGCCGGGCCGCGAGATCACCGGAAACGGAAAGCTCGAGGTCGATGGCCGCTACCGGGCCTATGGCCAGGACCTGCGGGTCACGCGCGGCAACCTCATCTTCAACAACAGTCCCGTCTCCGACCCGCTGCTCGACGTGCGCGCGGAGCGCCGCATCGAGGCCGAGGACATCACTGCCGGCATCGATGTCACCGGGCGGGCGTCCTCGCCGCAGGTCAGGGTGTGGACCGACCCGTCCACCGATGATTCGCAGGCGCTGTCGTACCTGGTGCTGGGCCGCTCGGCGGCGAGCCTGACCAGCGCCGAAGGCCAGCAGCTCGACGCGGCAGCGGCCGCGCTCAACGCCGGGGGCGACCTCCTCGCCAGTCAGCTCGGCAGTCGTCTTGGCCTCGACAATGCCGGCATCACCCAGTCGCGCGCGCTCGGCGGCAGTGTGCTGGGCTTCGGCAAACAGATCTCGCCGAGGCTCTACGTCGGCTTCGGCGTATCGCTGCTGGGCACCGGCCAGGTGCTGACGCTCAAATACCTGCTGCGAGCGGGCTTCGACGTCGAGATCGAGTCGAGCACGCTGGAGAGCCGCGGCTCGGTCAACTGGCGCCACGAGCGCTGA
- a CDS encoding isoaspartyl peptidase/L-asparaginase family protein, whose amino-acid sequence MLKRIGKWMCRVSGLVLLVGAANAAVSSPAARATSPVSTSAAAAAQPAAPAATVLAIHGGAGVAPGDLDEAGLADARASLEAALRAGHARLQAGAPAMDAVKAAITVLEDAPSFNAGRGAVFTHDGRNELDAAVMDGASGQAGAIAGVTRVRNPILLADAVMTDSPHVMMIGEGAEAFAQAQGITLVDPGYFRTERRWQQLQRALQAERMSQPQASVLTGDARPYFGTVGAVALDRAGHLAAGTSTGGMTNKRYGRVGDAPIIGAGTWADAQCAVSGTGWGEYYIRAAAAHEICARVRLRGDDIREASDAVIDREIPAAGGDGGAIALDARGRVAFPFNTPGMYRGWIGADGVPHVAVFRDEVLALPAGR is encoded by the coding sequence ATGTTGAAACGGATCGGAAAGTGGATGTGCCGGGTTTCGGGCCTGGTCCTGCTCGTGGGCGCTGCGAACGCTGCGGTGTCCTCGCCCGCAGCTCGAGCGACCTCACCGGTGAGCACGTCGGCCGCAGCAGCCGCGCAGCCGGCTGCGCCCGCCGCGACCGTGCTCGCGATCCACGGCGGGGCAGGCGTCGCACCAGGCGATCTCGACGAGGCCGGACTGGCCGATGCACGCGCCTCGCTGGAGGCCGCGCTGCGCGCCGGCCACGCGAGGCTGCAGGCGGGTGCACCGGCGATGGACGCGGTCAAGGCGGCGATCACCGTGCTGGAAGACGCGCCGAGCTTCAACGCCGGGCGCGGCGCGGTGTTCACGCATGACGGCCGCAACGAACTCGACGCCGCGGTCATGGATGGCGCCAGCGGCCAGGCGGGCGCCATCGCCGGCGTGACGCGCGTGCGCAATCCGATCCTGCTGGCCGACGCGGTGATGACCGACTCCCCACACGTGATGATGATCGGCGAAGGCGCGGAGGCATTCGCGCAGGCGCAGGGGATCACGCTGGTCGATCCGGGCTATTTCCGTACCGAACGCCGTTGGCAGCAGCTGCAGCGCGCCCTCCAGGCCGAGCGCATGTCGCAGCCGCAGGCCTCGGTGCTGACCGGTGACGCACGTCCCTACTTCGGTACCGTCGGCGCCGTCGCGCTCGACCGCGCCGGTCATCTTGCCGCAGGCACGTCGACCGGCGGCATGACCAACAAGCGCTACGGCCGTGTCGGCGATGCGCCGATCATCGGCGCCGGGACCTGGGCCGATGCGCAGTGCGCGGTGTCGGGCACGGGTTGGGGCGAGTACTACATCCGCGCTGCCGCCGCGCACGAGATCTGCGCGCGCGTGCGCCTGCGTGGCGACGACATCCGCGAGGCGTCGGATGCGGTGATCGACCGGGAGATTCCGGCCGCCGGCGGCGACGGTGGCGCGATCGCACTCGATGCCCGCGGCCGCGTCGCGTTTCCGTTCAATACCCCGGGCATGTACCGCGGCTGGATCGGCGCGGACGGCGTGCCGCATGTCGCGGTGTTCCGCGACGAGGTGCTGGCGCTGCCGGCCGGGCGTTGA
- a CDS encoding excinuclease ABC subunit UvrA, giving the protein MTARRDPPASPSQDPSHCVRVRGAREHNLKDVDVDIPRDALVVFTGVSGSGKSSLAFGTLFAEAQRRYLDSISPYARRLIDQAGVPQVDSIEGLPPAVALQQARGTPTARSSVGSLTTISNSLRMLYSRAGDYPPGQSIIYADGFSPNTPAGACPTCHGLGRIYDATEASMVPDRSLTIRERAVAAWPGAWHGQNQRDILTSRGIDVDVPWSKLPKKTRDWILFTDEQPVEPVYPGFDLEEVRRARKAKVEPAYMGTFTSARRHVLHTFANTQSAQQKKRAAQFLVSAACPECDGKRLRREALSVTFAGLDIAAFSQQPLDALAALLAPAAAGSTHAKAHPEQALAAQRIAQDLLARLKVLQDLGLGYLTPARATPTLSPGELQRLRLGTQIRSQLFGVVYVMDEPSAGLHPADTQALLRALDQLRGAGNSLFVVEHEIDVIRHADWIVDVGPAAGEFGGQVLYSGPLDGLAKIEASQTRRYLVDGDATATGQARSPEGWLQLRGVHRHNVQGLDVDIPLGVFTTVTGVSGSGKSSLVGQALVELLGAQLGQGREDEDVPLDPLERGVEVPLEGHIAGGADAVRRLVRVDQKPIGRTPRSNLATYTGMFDHVRKLFAATPLARRRRFDAGHFSFNVPKGRCGTCEGEGAVSVELLFMPSVYAPCPTCHGSRYDAKTLQVTLRGKHIADILAMTVAEAAAFFADEAAVVRPLQALLDVGLGYLRLGQPATELSGGEAQRIKLASELQRAQRRGTVYVLDEPTTGLHPSDVDTLMRQLQGLVDAGSTVVVVEHDMRVAAASDWLIDMGPGAGHEGGHVVAAGTPAAVAKSARSRTAPFLAQALRVR; this is encoded by the coding sequence ATGACAGCCCGCCGCGACCCGCCTGCGTCCCCTTCGCAGGATCCGAGCCATTGCGTCCGCGTCCGCGGCGCGCGCGAACACAATCTCAAGGATGTCGACGTCGACATTCCGCGCGATGCGCTGGTGGTCTTCACCGGCGTGTCCGGTTCGGGCAAGTCGTCGCTGGCCTTCGGCACGCTGTTCGCCGAGGCGCAGCGGCGCTATCTGGACTCGATCTCGCCCTACGCCCGGCGGCTGATCGATCAGGCCGGCGTGCCGCAGGTGGATTCCATCGAAGGCCTGCCACCGGCGGTCGCATTGCAGCAGGCGCGCGGGACGCCGACGGCGCGTTCGTCGGTGGGCAGCCTGACCACGATCTCCAATTCGCTGCGCATGCTGTACTCGCGCGCCGGCGACTATCCGCCGGGGCAGTCGATCATCTACGCCGACGGCTTTTCACCCAACACGCCCGCCGGTGCGTGTCCCACCTGCCATGGCCTCGGCCGCATCTACGACGCGACCGAAGCCTCGATGGTGCCCGATCGCTCGCTGACCATCCGCGAGCGCGCGGTGGCGGCGTGGCCCGGTGCCTGGCACGGACAGAACCAGCGCGACATCCTGACCTCGCGCGGCATCGACGTCGACGTGCCGTGGTCGAAGCTGCCGAAGAAGACCCGCGACTGGATCCTCTTCACCGACGAACAGCCGGTGGAGCCGGTGTACCCGGGCTTCGATCTCGAGGAGGTCCGGCGTGCGCGCAAAGCAAAGGTCGAGCCGGCGTACATGGGCACGTTCACCAGTGCCCGCCGCCACGTGCTGCACACCTTCGCCAATACCCAGAGCGCGCAGCAGAAGAAACGCGCCGCGCAGTTCCTGGTCAGCGCGGCGTGTCCGGAATGCGATGGCAAACGGCTGCGGCGCGAGGCGCTGTCGGTGACTTTTGCCGGTCTCGATATCGCGGCGTTCTCCCAGCAACCTCTCGATGCGCTCGCCGCGTTGCTGGCGCCCGCCGCCGCCGGCAGCACGCATGCAAAGGCGCATCCCGAACAGGCGCTGGCCGCGCAGCGCATCGCCCAGGATCTGCTCGCCCGGCTCAAGGTGCTGCAGGATCTGGGACTGGGCTATCTGACCCCCGCGCGCGCGACGCCGACGCTGTCGCCGGGCGAGCTGCAGCGCCTGCGCCTGGGCACCCAGATCCGCTCGCAGCTCTTCGGCGTGGTCTACGTGATGGACGAACCCTCCGCGGGCCTGCATCCGGCCGATACGCAGGCGCTGCTGCGCGCGCTCGACCAACTGCGCGGCGCCGGCAACTCGCTGTTCGTCGTCGAGCACGAGATCGACGTGATCCGCCATGCGGACTGGATCGTCGATGTCGGCCCCGCCGCAGGCGAATTCGGTGGCCAGGTGCTCTACAGCGGGCCGCTCGACGGCCTTGCGAAGATCGAGGCCTCACAGACCCGGCGCTACCTCGTCGACGGCGACGCGACGGCGACAGGACAGGCGCGCTCGCCCGAAGGCTGGCTGCAGCTGCGCGGCGTGCATCGCCACAACGTGCAGGGACTCGATGTCGACATTCCGCTCGGTGTGTTCACCACGGTCACCGGCGTCAGCGGTTCGGGCAAGTCCTCGCTGGTCGGACAGGCTCTGGTCGAGCTGCTCGGAGCGCAACTGGGCCAGGGCCGCGAGGACGAGGACGTACCGCTCGATCCACTGGAGCGCGGGGTCGAGGTGCCGCTCGAAGGCCACATCGCCGGCGGCGCGGACGCGGTGCGGCGGCTGGTGCGCGTGGACCAGAAACCGATCGGACGCACGCCGCGTTCGAACCTCGCCACCTATACCGGCATGTTCGACCACGTGCGCAAGCTGTTCGCGGCGACCCCGTTGGCTAGGCGGCGACGCTTCGATGCCGGGCATTTCTCGTTCAACGTCCCCAAGGGCCGCTGCGGCACCTGCGAGGGCGAGGGCGCGGTCAGCGTCGAGTTGCTGTTCATGCCAAGCGTCTATGCGCCATGCCCGACCTGCCATGGCAGCCGCTATGACGCCAAGACGCTGCAGGTCACGCTGCGCGGCAAACACATCGCCGACATCCTCGCGATGACCGTTGCCGAAGCCGCTGCATTCTTCGCCGACGAGGCGGCGGTGGTCCGGCCCTTGCAGGCCTTGCTGGACGTCGGTCTGGGCTATCTGCGCCTGGGCCAGCCGGCCACCGAACTGTCGGGCGGCGAGGCGCAGCGCATCAAGCTCGCCAGCGAACTGCAACGCGCGCAGCGGCGCGGCACGGTCTACGTGCTCGACGAACCGACGACCGGTCTGCATCCGAGCGATGTGGACACCCTGATGCGCCAGCTGCAGGGGCTGGTCGATGCGGGCAGCACGGTGGTCGTGGTCGAACACGACATGCGCGTCGCAGCCGCGAGCGACTGGCTGATCGACATGGGCCCGGGCGCCGGGCATGAGGGCGGACATGTCGTTGCTGCAGGGACGCCGGCCGCGGTGGCGAAGTCGGCCCGGAGCCGGACCGCGCCCTTCCTCGCGCAGGCGTTGCGCGTGCGCTAG
- a CDS encoding response regulator, producing the protein MSQHLLAAAVGPGGIDEEPTSMTLLSAPLLNRHILLVEDDYLIADALAEALRAIGAQVLGPVGNVEDALRSVSRVDGLEAVLLDVNLGGQCTFAVADAVQARRIPLVFVTAYARDLLPPRFSRVPHCLKPIDFDELAGVLAVQIAG; encoded by the coding sequence ATGTCCCAGCATCTCCTCGCTGCCGCGGTCGGACCGGGCGGCATAGACGAGGAGCCCACGTCCATGACGCTACTTTCCGCGCCCCTTCTGAATCGCCACATCCTGCTGGTCGAGGACGACTATCTGATTGCCGATGCGCTTGCAGAAGCGCTTCGGGCCATTGGTGCGCAGGTGCTGGGGCCGGTCGGCAATGTCGAGGACGCGCTGCGTTCCGTGTCGCGAGTGGACGGCCTTGAAGCCGTACTCCTCGATGTGAACCTTGGAGGCCAATGCACCTTCGCCGTGGCCGATGCCGTGCAGGCGCGCAGAATCCCGCTGGTCTTCGTAACCGCCTACGCGCGCGACCTGTTGCCGCCCCGCTTCTCCCGGGTGCCGCACTGCCTCAAGCCCATCGATTTCGATGAGCTGGCGGGAGTTCTCGCGGTACAGATCGCGGGGTGA